The Thermonema lapsum genome window below encodes:
- the recR gene encoding recombination mediator RecR → MHYSSKLIERAVEEIAKLPGIGKKSALRIVLHLLKQDPKQSHQLAEALIQLRDNIQYCRECHNIADEALCYFCKDTRRRRDIICVVEHFKDIAAIERTGHYHGLYHVLGGLISPIDGVGPQDIHIESLLQRVRQGEVTEVILALSSTMEGDTTAFYLTKRLKEQQVKVTALARGVPIGSELEFTDELTLTRSLLGRTEF, encoded by the coding sequence ATGCATTATTCATCGAAGCTCATAGAACGAGCCGTGGAAGAAATAGCCAAACTGCCCGGAATCGGGAAGAAATCGGCACTACGCATCGTCCTGCATTTGCTCAAACAAGACCCCAAACAAAGCCATCAACTGGCAGAAGCCTTGATACAGCTGCGCGACAATATTCAATATTGCCGCGAGTGCCACAACATAGCCGACGAAGCCCTATGCTACTTTTGCAAAGACACACGCCGCCGGCGCGACATCATTTGTGTAGTTGAACATTTCAAAGACATTGCTGCCATAGAACGCACTGGACACTACCACGGGCTATACCATGTACTTGGCGGCTTGATTTCTCCTATCGACGGCGTAGGACCACAAGACATACACATCGAAAGCTTGCTGCAACGCGTACGCCAAGGCGAAGTAACAGAAGTAATACTGGCGCTGAGCTCCACTATGGAAGGCGACACCACCGCTTTCTACCTGACCAAGCGGCTAAAAGAGCAGCAGGTGAAAGTAACCGCACTGGCACGCGGGGTACCCATAGGCAGCGAACTGGAATTTACCGACGAACTGACCCTTACACGCAGCTTGCTGGGACGTACAGAATTTTAA
- a CDS encoding AMP-binding protein — translation MTPKGGLNIGEHYFSFEACQLLKDLPPSLNEYERQAIHFCHRWLNGAPSFVFHTSGSTGKPKPVELSRQLMAWSARNTLLYFGLKPGDKLLVSMNISFVGGAMMLVRAMEGQLNAYLQVPSRLPLSNTGMQRFDFYAFVPMQLQSMLQETPQLLPQLTHAKGVLIGGAALPASLEQQLLPFGKAMVQTYGMTETASHVALRPLGKKIYEAMPGVHFEQDARGCLVVHTPHLPPLITNDRVRLHDATHFEWLGRIDNVINSGGIKIQIEEVEEAAAVVLESMKLHFPFFATGIPDPLLGEKLVLVFPADSLPLAAEEALLQQLRHQLGKYKAPKTIIYQAYIPQSPSGKIIRRLLDDSLPTCPQSKADH, via the coding sequence ATGACACCAAAGGGAGGGTTGAATATCGGTGAGCACTACTTTTCTTTTGAAGCTTGCCAACTATTGAAAGACTTACCGCCCTCGCTCAACGAGTATGAGCGACAAGCCATCCACTTTTGCCACCGATGGCTTAACGGCGCCCCTTCTTTTGTTTTTCACACCTCTGGCTCTACAGGAAAACCCAAACCTGTGGAGCTCTCGCGTCAACTCATGGCATGGAGCGCTCGCAACACCCTGCTGTATTTTGGGCTAAAACCCGGCGACAAGCTGCTGGTCAGTATGAACATATCTTTTGTGGGCGGGGCTATGATGCTGGTGCGTGCTATGGAAGGGCAACTAAATGCCTACCTTCAAGTCCCCTCGCGCTTGCCTCTGTCCAATACCGGGATGCAGCGTTTCGATTTTTATGCTTTCGTGCCCATGCAACTACAAAGCATGCTGCAAGAAACGCCCCAACTGTTGCCCCAGCTCACACACGCCAAAGGTGTACTGATTGGCGGTGCAGCTCTTCCTGCAAGCTTAGAGCAACAGCTGTTGCCTTTTGGCAAGGCGATGGTACAAACCTACGGCATGACTGAGACCGCCTCGCATGTGGCATTGCGTCCTCTGGGCAAAAAGATTTATGAAGCTATGCCCGGAGTTCATTTCGAGCAAGACGCACGAGGCTGCTTGGTCGTACACACCCCACATTTGCCACCACTCATTACTAATGACCGCGTCCGCTTGCACGATGCCACCCACTTCGAGTGGCTGGGGCGCATCGACAATGTCATCAACAGCGGAGGCATCAAGATACAAATAGAAGAAGTAGAAGAAGCCGCTGCCGTTGTCTTGGAAAGTATGAAGCTACACTTTCCCTTTTTTGCAACGGGCATACCCGACCCTTTGCTGGGCGAAAAATTAGTGCTGGTATTTCCGGCAGATAGCCTACCACTGGCTGCCGAAGAGGCGCTACTACAACAGCTACGCCATCAGTTGGGCAAATACAAAGCCCCCAAAACCATCATCTATCAGGCGTATATTCCGCAAAGTCCCTCCGGCAAAATCATCAGACGCCTGCTCGACGACTCGCTGCCCACATGCCCACAAAGCAAAGCAGACCATTGA
- a CDS encoding ankyrin repeat domain-containing protein, which produces MTALSTRQQLFLDYCLNGQVSEAEALLKEGISANTHDSLGRTALMLACMQADATDLVALLLAYGADPTLTDQEGLSAFDYATQAQAHESLHLLHTYKTPPSINAENEIPLTMEKSTSAKPMPIETLEAILQVCDELKGLHPEVNPFIYFKKASVYLQMNKRHEAQKLLKITLETFKEAYGEATQASHWSRRVKELYMQIIRLQAGLHPEALYENMWLYNEAYHLAEEPELRFEMRERRDELYERFVNSPMQLSGKKAVFITEDLPLEEPEIILPLIEERRGVFRFLHRAPQKGELYLLHPYRRHVAYPFSYAYGALLEDKVNELVRILQHLGAGKIEIFTETLHSDPAAEPRPADYVYELNPTQRPHIPSDVVWYPYEAEWQRMVKQRMQGAIFSAELICSIEQLPTLSNEELDWIDKDLQTLTQIQGQSSKQKQGKRSNKAAVPKVEIYRPALQYRVRVHFSPLDSLTGDIKMEEIPTIDVQLLRQEHPQSPDVAAFIKKTETSPPPVSPKDTRIEPLIPKENGDIAFASSMPTPEERVEEPIQPPLIRRERPEAEDVLAEKKSKQKAEDKEEAPSKPSNDEASNEDKKSATSSKTSEDKEEVRSFIQSLTQEEKFYFEMLQHAYQDDEISADIRKVLDRRRERLQIPLKRAQELEEVVKKYYRTQ; this is translated from the coding sequence ATGACGGCTTTAAGCACCCGGCAACAACTTTTCTTGGATTATTGCCTCAATGGACAAGTAAGCGAAGCCGAGGCTTTACTGAAAGAAGGTATTTCTGCCAACACGCATGACTCCTTGGGGCGTACCGCCCTCATGCTGGCATGCATGCAAGCCGATGCTACCGACCTGGTTGCCCTACTACTGGCATACGGGGCTGACCCTACCCTCACCGACCAGGAAGGACTCAGCGCCTTTGATTATGCCACACAAGCACAAGCTCATGAAAGTCTGCACCTGCTTCATACTTACAAAACCCCCCCCTCTATCAATGCAGAAAACGAAATCCCTTTGACTATGGAAAAAAGCACTTCTGCCAAACCGATGCCCATCGAAACACTGGAAGCCATTCTGCAAGTATGTGATGAGCTGAAGGGCTTACATCCGGAGGTTAACCCCTTCATCTACTTCAAAAAAGCATCGGTTTATTTGCAAATGAACAAACGCCACGAAGCCCAAAAGCTCTTGAAAATCACGCTTGAAACCTTTAAAGAGGCTTATGGCGAAGCTACTCAAGCAAGCCACTGGAGCAGGCGTGTCAAAGAACTATACATGCAAATCATACGCTTGCAAGCCGGCTTGCATCCCGAAGCCCTCTATGAAAACATGTGGCTGTATAATGAAGCCTACCACTTGGCAGAAGAACCAGAGCTACGCTTCGAGATGCGCGAAAGAAGAGATGAGTTATATGAGCGCTTTGTGAACAGTCCTATGCAGTTGAGCGGCAAAAAAGCAGTCTTCATTACCGAAGACCTGCCCTTAGAAGAGCCTGAGATTATCTTGCCGCTCATAGAAGAACGAAGGGGAGTATTTCGTTTTCTACATAGAGCGCCACAAAAAGGAGAGCTCTACCTGCTACACCCTTACCGACGACACGTAGCCTATCCCTTTAGCTATGCCTACGGAGCGCTGCTCGAAGACAAAGTCAATGAATTGGTTCGTATTTTACAGCACTTAGGTGCCGGGAAAATAGAAATATTCACCGAAACGCTTCACAGCGACCCCGCCGCAGAACCACGTCCCGCCGACTACGTGTACGAGCTGAACCCTACACAACGCCCCCATATCCCTTCGGATGTAGTGTGGTACCCCTACGAAGCAGAATGGCAACGTATGGTAAAACAACGCATGCAGGGCGCTATTTTTTCCGCAGAATTGATATGCAGCATAGAGCAACTGCCCACACTCAGCAACGAAGAGCTGGATTGGATAGACAAGGATTTGCAGACCCTCACTCAAATACAAGGGCAAAGTAGCAAACAAAAGCAAGGAAAGCGCAGCAACAAAGCCGCAGTCCCGAAGGTCGAAATCTATCGCCCGGCTTTGCAGTATCGTGTGCGGGTGCACTTCAGCCCGCTTGACAGCCTCACCGGCGACATCAAAATGGAAGAAATCCCTACCATCGACGTGCAATTGCTGCGGCAAGAGCACCCTCAAAGTCCAGATGTGGCTGCTTTCATCAAAAAAACAGAAACGAGCCCGCCACCTGTTTCGCCTAAGGATACGCGCATTGAACCACTCATACCAAAAGAAAATGGCGACATCGCCTTTGCGTCTTCTATGCCCACCCCAGAGGAAAGGGTAGAAGAGCCCATACAACCTCCCCTCATCCGACGAGAACGCCCAGAGGCAGAAGATGTGCTTGCCGAAAAGAAAAGCAAACAAAAAGCCGAAGACAAAGAAGAAGCTCCTTCCAAGCCCTCGAACGATGAAGCAAGCAATGAGGATAAAAAATCAGCCACTTCTTCAAAGACATCAGAAGACAAAGAAGAAGTCCGCAGCTTCATTCAAAGCCTTACTCAAGAAGAGAAATTTTATTTTGAAATGCTGCAGCATGCCTATCAAGACGACGAAATATCGGCAGATATCCGTAAGGTGCTGGACCGCCGCCGCGAACGCCTACAAATTCCTTTAAAACGGGCGCAAGAACTGGAAGAGGTCGTGAAAAAATACTATCGCACCCAATAA
- a CDS encoding sodium:solute symporter — MAAHWILLVLLLYFGVLMLIGYVTGKQADSYDFFVARRQSPWYVVAFGMIGASLSGVTFISVPGWVGTAAFSYFQMVLGYLAGYAVIAFVLLPLYYRLNLISIYTYLKERIGKHAYKTGAAFFLLSRTVGAAFRLYLVAMVLHVGIFQHWGASFGLTTFISLLLIWLYTARGGIKTIVWTDTLQTIFMLLAVVFTIWFIKDDLGWSWSQMSEHLAQDPRSQVFFWDDWKDKKFFWKQFISGAFIAIVMTGLDQDMMQKNLSCRTLRDAQKNMITFSWILVPVNWLFLTLGLLLYAYAEGHGIGLPAKSDMLYPTLAFNHFPWIAGLFFFVGIIAAAYSSADSALTALTTSFCIDILGFEQIKDKKKQERLRRWVHVGITFLLWLVIMIFHRLNDESVINAIFTAAGYTYGPLLGMYAFGLLTQRRAIDRWVPWVACLAPCITWVIAQNSERWFNGYRFGYELLLINGLLCFVGMWAASRRAGV, encoded by the coding sequence ATGGCAGCACATTGGATACTCTTGGTTTTGTTGTTGTATTTCGGTGTTTTGATGCTTATTGGCTATGTGACGGGCAAACAAGCCGACAGCTATGATTTTTTTGTGGCAAGGCGGCAGTCGCCTTGGTATGTAGTGGCTTTTGGTATGATTGGCGCCTCTTTGTCGGGTGTTACCTTCATATCGGTGCCCGGCTGGGTTGGCACTGCTGCTTTTAGTTATTTTCAAATGGTATTGGGCTACTTGGCAGGCTATGCGGTTATTGCTTTTGTGTTGTTGCCCCTGTATTATCGTCTCAATTTGATTTCTATTTACACCTATCTGAAAGAACGCATTGGGAAGCACGCCTATAAAACAGGCGCTGCTTTTTTTCTGCTGTCGCGTACGGTGGGGGCTGCTTTCCGCCTCTATTTGGTTGCGATGGTCTTGCATGTGGGTATTTTCCAGCACTGGGGGGCTTCGTTTGGCTTGACTACCTTCATCAGTTTATTGTTGATTTGGCTATACACAGCACGCGGGGGCATCAAAACCATTGTATGGACCGATACGCTGCAAACTATTTTCATGTTGTTGGCGGTAGTTTTCACCATTTGGTTTATCAAAGATGACTTGGGGTGGAGCTGGAGCCAAATGAGCGAACATCTGGCGCAAGACCCGCGCAGTCAGGTATTTTTCTGGGATGACTGGAAGGATAAAAAATTTTTTTGGAAGCAGTTCATATCGGGTGCTTTCATTGCCATCGTGATGACGGGGCTGGACCAAGACATGATGCAGAAAAACCTGAGTTGCCGCACTCTGAGAGATGCCCAGAAAAATATGATTACTTTCAGCTGGATTTTAGTGCCGGTCAACTGGCTTTTTCTCACGCTGGGCTTGTTGCTTTATGCTTATGCCGAAGGGCATGGCATTGGGTTACCAGCGAAAAGCGACATGCTCTATCCTACACTTGCTTTTAACCACTTCCCGTGGATAGCGGGGCTCTTTTTTTTCGTAGGTATTATTGCGGCTGCTTATTCCAGTGCCGATTCAGCGTTGACCGCCCTTACTACTTCTTTTTGCATAGACATACTCGGCTTTGAGCAAATCAAGGATAAAAAGAAGCAGGAGCGTTTGCGCCGCTGGGTACACGTGGGCATTACCTTCCTGCTTTGGTTGGTGATTATGATTTTTCATCGCCTGAATGATGAGAGTGTCATCAATGCTATTTTTACGGCAGCCGGCTACACCTATGGACCTTTGCTGGGCATGTATGCTTTTGGTTTGTTGACGCAGCGCCGTGCTATAGACCGCTGGGTGCCATGGGTTGCCTGCCTTGCCCCCTGCATTACTTGGGTGATTGCCCAAAACAGCGAACGCTGGTTCAACGGCTACCGCTTTGGCTATGAACTGCTGTTAATCAATGGTCTGCTTTGCTTTGTGGGCATGTGGGCAGCGAGTCGTCGAGCAGGCGTCTGA
- a CDS encoding ATP-dependent Clp protease adaptor ClpS, with protein MSNLTKETPAVFEDFDTIIVEEEVHDLVVFNDDVNTFDHVIQTLIEVCKHTPEQAEQCTWIIHFKGKCSVKKGSWDELVPMRQAICDRGIQAEVI; from the coding sequence ATGAGCAACTTAACCAAAGAAACACCCGCCGTATTTGAGGATTTCGATACAATTATTGTGGAAGAAGAGGTGCACGACTTGGTCGTTTTCAATGACGATGTGAATACCTTTGACCACGTGATTCAGACGCTCATCGAAGTATGCAAGCACACACCCGAGCAAGCCGAACAGTGCACTTGGATTATCCACTTCAAAGGTAAGTGCTCGGTGAAAAAAGGCAGCTGGGATGAGCTGGTGCCCATGCGGCAAGCCATCTGCGACCGTGGCATTCAAGCCGAAGTCATTTAG
- the radA gene encoding DNA repair protein RadA: MTKSKTQYFCQNCGHASPKWMGRCPSCGEWNTFVEEITSGKQEKNEWRQSSSKQIANKARKIQDISYEAQYRIEIADRELRRVLGGGIVPGSLILIGGEPGIGKSTLMLQLALSLSKLRVLYVSGEESEQQIKMRAERLSVRSNNCFVLAETSTQNIFKQIEAIEPQLVIIDSIQTLHSPMLDSAAGSISQVRQCTAEVMKFAKETNTPVFLVGHITKEGSLAGPKVLEHMVDTVLQFEGDRHMTYRILRTIKNRFGSTSELGIYEMRADGLREVSNPSEILLSQREEELSGVAIGSTIEGNRPLLVEVQSLVSHATYGTPQRSSTGFDAKRLNMLLAVLEKRAGFRLGDQDVFLNIAGGLRVEDPAIDLAVCCSIASSYEESILPPTLCFAGEVGLGGEVRAITKIEQRIAEAEKLGFRSIITSKYNLKGLDLRKFNIEIHGVAQLDEVFRTLF, from the coding sequence GTGACCAAATCCAAAACCCAATATTTCTGTCAAAACTGCGGGCATGCTTCACCTAAATGGATGGGGCGCTGTCCTTCCTGCGGTGAATGGAACACCTTCGTAGAAGAGATTACCTCAGGCAAACAAGAAAAAAATGAATGGCGCCAAAGTAGTAGCAAACAAATAGCCAACAAAGCACGCAAAATACAAGATATCAGCTACGAAGCCCAGTATCGTATCGAAATTGCCGACCGCGAGTTAAGGCGTGTACTGGGTGGGGGCATTGTGCCCGGCTCATTGATACTTATCGGTGGTGAGCCCGGCATCGGTAAATCCACACTTATGCTGCAGCTGGCGCTTTCGCTTTCTAAACTCAGGGTGTTGTATGTTTCCGGCGAAGAGAGTGAGCAACAAATAAAAATGCGAGCAGAGCGCCTGTCAGTACGCAGCAACAACTGCTTTGTGCTGGCAGAAACCTCTACACAAAACATTTTCAAACAAATAGAAGCCATCGAGCCCCAGTTGGTCATCATTGACTCTATTCAAACGCTGCACTCGCCAATGCTTGACTCGGCAGCAGGCAGCATATCGCAAGTTCGGCAGTGTACTGCCGAAGTCATGAAATTTGCCAAAGAAACTAATACGCCGGTGTTTTTGGTAGGGCACATTACCAAAGAGGGCAGCTTGGCAGGTCCTAAGGTTCTGGAGCACATGGTCGATACGGTCTTGCAATTTGAAGGCGACCGCCACATGACCTACCGCATTTTGCGCACCATCAAAAACCGCTTTGGTTCTACTTCCGAACTGGGCATTTATGAGATGCGTGCCGACGGGCTGCGTGAAGTAAGCAACCCTTCCGAAATACTGCTTTCACAGCGAGAAGAAGAACTTAGCGGCGTAGCCATAGGTTCTACCATAGAAGGCAACCGCCCCCTGTTAGTAGAAGTGCAGTCATTGGTGAGTCATGCCACCTACGGCACCCCTCAGCGCAGCAGTACCGGTTTCGATGCCAAACGCCTAAATATGTTGTTGGCAGTACTTGAGAAACGCGCAGGCTTTAGGCTTGGTGACCAAGACGTATTTTTGAACATCGCCGGTGGCTTGCGTGTCGAAGACCCCGCCATAGACCTGGCTGTTTGCTGCTCCATAGCCTCTTCTTACGAAGAAAGCATACTGCCGCCTACCCTTTGCTTTGCCGGCGAAGTAGGCTTGGGCGGTGAGGTGCGCGCCATCACCAAAATAGAGCAACGCATCGCCGAAGCCGAAAAGCTGGGCTTTCGAAGCATCATCACATCCAAATATAACCTCAAAGGGCTCGACCTGCGAAAATTCAACATAGAGATACACGGGGTGGCACAGCTCGATGAGGTCTTCCGTACTTTATTTTAA
- a CDS encoding MGMT family protein: MHKAKKQSFFNDVYEVVKCIPAGRVSTYGAIAHYLGLRSGARMVGWALNHAVALPEVPAHRVVNCHGMLTGKRHFGSPDRMAELLRQEGIQVENDCVQDFKNIFWDPAKELNI; encoded by the coding sequence ATGCACAAAGCAAAGAAACAGTCCTTTTTCAACGATGTATATGAAGTAGTCAAATGCATACCGGCAGGCAGGGTAAGCACCTACGGTGCTATTGCCCATTATTTAGGTTTGCGCTCGGGCGCCCGCATGGTAGGTTGGGCATTGAATCATGCCGTTGCGCTGCCAGAAGTACCCGCTCACCGAGTAGTAAACTGCCACGGCATGCTCACCGGCAAGCGCCATTTTGGCAGTCCCGACCGCATGGCAGAGCTCTTGCGCCAAGAAGGCATACAAGTGGAAAATGACTGTGTGCAAGACTTCAAAAATATTTTTTGGGACCCAGCAAAAGAACTTAACATATAA
- a CDS encoding porin family protein, giving the protein MKKLLLTLAAGVLFFGAQAQISIMPKAGVSLANTASKTDGESENFNMKTGFTFGVAAPISISEQFSVQPELLYVQKGRKQKSGGTTTSRTLNYLEIPVMARAHFGGFYLGAGPYLGIALSAKEKEKRNGTSVESNLNIGIDQIEDDVKPTDFGLCFGLGYGLEIGPGKLVLDARYGLGLSNTLPSGDSDNFDKNRNIALTVGYAIPLGK; this is encoded by the coding sequence ATGAAAAAATTACTTTTGACCCTCGCAGCCGGAGTTTTGTTCTTTGGCGCGCAAGCACAAATCTCTATCATGCCCAAAGCCGGTGTTTCTTTGGCAAATACCGCAAGCAAGACTGATGGTGAATCGGAAAACTTCAACATGAAAACCGGCTTTACCTTTGGTGTAGCTGCTCCCATCAGCATATCTGAACAGTTCTCTGTGCAGCCTGAGTTGCTCTATGTCCAAAAAGGTAGAAAACAGAAATCAGGTGGAACTACTACTTCTCGCACTCTCAACTACTTGGAAATCCCGGTGATGGCGCGTGCCCACTTCGGTGGTTTCTACTTGGGTGCTGGTCCTTATTTGGGCATTGCTTTGAGCGCTAAAGAAAAAGAAAAAAGAAATGGCACTTCAGTAGAATCTAACTTGAATATCGGAATCGATCAGATAGAAGACGACGTAAAACCCACTGACTTCGGTTTGTGCTTTGGTTTGGGTTACGGCTTGGAAATAGGTCCAGGCAAGCTGGTATTAGATGCCCGTTATGGCTTGGGCTTGTCTAACACCTTGCCCAGTGGCGACAGCGACAACTTCGATAAAAACCGTAACATCGCCCTCACTGTAGGTTATGCCATTCCTTTGGGGAAATAA